From a single Brassica napus cultivar Da-Ae chromosome C9, Da-Ae, whole genome shotgun sequence genomic region:
- the LOC125574980 gene encoding uncharacterized protein LOC125574980, giving the protein MCFHTHWQSLIIKEKEKQIKSSLFSCDFVIFFSFYNLVIMGNCMDRCREGEVEEGKTEVRENAKESFRLDGDEDGHGEMKVKIVLTRHELDMFLLQMNKNDDGNLMMTKDVMVELEKMIIKASSSFSSSPSWEPSLESIMECPEVQEMDR; this is encoded by the coding sequence ATGTGTTTTCACACTCATTGGCAATCACTTAttatcaaagaaaaagaaaagcaaatcaagtcttctttattttcttgtgattttgtcatatttttttctttttataatttggtAATAATGGGGAACTGCATGGATAGATGTAGGGAAGGAGAAGTAGAAGAAGGGAAGACAGAAGTAAGAGAAAATGCAAAAGAGTCTTTCAGACTTGATGGTGACGAAGATGGTCACGGTGAAATGAAGGTGAAGATAGTGCTTACAAGACATGAATTGGATATGTTTTTGCTTCAGATGAATAAGAATGACGATGGGAACTTGATGATGACCAAAGATGTTATGGTAGAGCTAGAGAAGATGATCATAAAAGCATCATCATCGTTTTCATCATCACCATCGTGGGAACCGTCTTTAGAGAGCATCATGGAGTGCCCCGAAGTTCAAGAGATGGATAGATGA